A genomic segment from Polyangium mundeleinium encodes:
- a CDS encoding ABC transporter permease, producing MIAELPFLVLRVLSVLASVWIGVRGFRRLQAGSPRGIAWILGSILGFAFVGLSTLAAKTTRERFAPFRLRDEIVGFSALGTGVIFLLVVLAAFLPVILDILERRGFSSYVGARHVRATKSGFLTVISVLSMAGVAVSSCALCSVTSIMGGFGADLKRKILGNNAHIVVDVTQPGGYGDWEEKLDGIRLAVAPKGGAATPVVAGDAMGSSASNTAGALVRGIDTNTIAQVIDLKQNIEVGNFDWLDDPDKLADLPADTIIGRGPGGEPYFKGPDLRASADLDPAVKAALRKDVKVLPGVIIGKELAKSLHVLVGDEITLLSPMGELGPMGVMPRTRRFRVAAIFYSGMYEYDATHAYIKLDVAQSFFSMGDNISQIDVRVPDPERVAEVTPIVEAAAAKFDMGAGKEPLRVRDWVEMNKNLFSALKLEKIATFIILSIAIAVASFCIVCTLLLMVTEKGKEIAILKALGASDGAIMRIFMLEGVIIGGIGTVFGVGTAFAACSGLARFGVRLDPDVYYIDRLPVNVNGSDYAMVAVAALIICTIATLYPARAASRLSPVDGLRYE from the coding sequence TTGATCGCAGAGCTTCCCTTCCTCGTCCTGCGTGTCCTCTCCGTCCTCGCGTCGGTGTGGATCGGCGTGCGCGGCTTCCGACGCCTGCAAGCGGGCTCCCCGCGGGGCATCGCCTGGATCCTCGGGTCGATCTTGGGGTTCGCCTTCGTCGGGCTCTCGACCCTCGCGGCGAAGACCACGCGCGAGCGGTTCGCGCCGTTCCGGCTGCGGGACGAGATCGTCGGGTTTTCCGCGCTCGGCACGGGCGTGATCTTCCTGCTCGTCGTGCTCGCCGCGTTCCTGCCGGTGATTCTCGACATCCTCGAGCGTCGTGGCTTCAGCTCGTACGTGGGCGCGCGGCACGTGCGCGCCACGAAGAGCGGGTTTCTCACGGTGATCAGCGTGCTCAGCATGGCCGGCGTCGCCGTGAGCTCGTGCGCGCTCTGCTCCGTGACGAGCATCATGGGCGGCTTCGGCGCCGATCTGAAGCGCAAGATCCTGGGCAACAACGCGCACATCGTCGTCGACGTGACGCAGCCCGGCGGCTACGGCGACTGGGAAGAGAAGCTCGACGGCATCCGGCTCGCGGTCGCGCCGAAGGGCGGGGCGGCGACGCCGGTCGTGGCGGGCGACGCGATGGGCTCGTCGGCGTCGAACACCGCGGGCGCGCTCGTGCGTGGCATCGACACGAACACGATCGCGCAGGTGATCGACCTCAAGCAGAACATCGAGGTCGGTAACTTCGACTGGCTCGATGATCCAGACAAACTCGCGGATCTGCCGGCGGACACGATCATCGGCCGGGGCCCCGGGGGCGAGCCGTACTTCAAGGGGCCGGACCTGCGCGCCTCGGCGGACCTCGACCCGGCGGTGAAGGCGGCGCTGCGCAAGGATGTGAAGGTCCTGCCGGGCGTGATCATCGGCAAGGAGCTCGCGAAGAGTCTGCACGTGCTCGTGGGCGACGAGATCACGTTGCTCTCGCCGATGGGCGAGCTCGGTCCGATGGGCGTGATGCCGCGGACGCGCAGGTTCCGCGTGGCGGCGATCTTCTACAGCGGGATGTACGAGTACGACGCGACGCACGCGTACATCAAGCTGGACGTGGCCCAGAGCTTCTTCAGCATGGGCGACAACATCAGCCAGATCGACGTGCGCGTGCCGGATCCCGAGCGGGTCGCGGAGGTGACGCCGATCGTGGAAGCCGCGGCTGCGAAGTTCGACATGGGGGCGGGCAAGGAGCCGCTCCGGGTCCGCGACTGGGTGGAGATGAACAAGAACCTCTTCAGCGCTCTGAAGCTGGAGAAGATCGCGACGTTCATCATCCTCTCGATTGCGATCGCGGTCGCGAGCTTCTGCATCGTCTGCACGCTGCTGCTCATGGTGACCGAGAAGGGCAAGGAGATCGCGATCCTGAAGGCGCTCGGCGCTTCCGACGGCGCGATCATGCGCATCTTCATGCTCGAAGGCGTCATCATTGGAGGCATCGGCACCGTCTTCGGCGTGGGCACTGCGTTCGCCGCCTGCTCGGGCCTCGCGCGCTTCGGCGTCCGATTGGATCCCGATGTGTATTACATCGATCGATTGCCGGTGAACGTGAACGGGAGCGACTACGCGATGGTCGCAGTCGCCGCGCTCATCATCTGCACGATCGCCACCCTTTATCCGGCCCGCGCGGCGTCGAGGCTTTCGCCCGTCGACGGGCTCCGTTACGAGTGA